AAGAGATAAACAGAACTCCACTCCACAAAAATAAACTGCATGGATAAACACCATAAAATGTCATAGAGCAATTCTATATGACATCTCAAAACAAAGGGTAACACAAAATTACATCTAGGGTTTTGCATTTCAACCAATCACAAACTGGATCAGCCAAAATGGATCAGAATTAATCAGCTTTGATTGAAAACTCCCTTCCAGATCTTGTGCAAATCAAGATTGGAATGTTTATGTGATTCTGATTATTACAATGTGGAAATGATGCACTTGGCCTATTCTGGCAAAAGTTACGTTTAAAAGAGGACAACATATAGAACTGAAACTAACAAAAGAGAACTAAATTTTCTGAAATTCAATGTGAAATGTACAGAACCACAAAATATCAAACTGTCAAAATTTGAAACGTTCTAGAGATATCAAAATTGTAACTCACCTTCCTTGTTATTACCATTACATGAAGATGAATCATAAAACTGTAATAACTATAATTAACAAGCCATACCCAGATACTACAAGGACAAATAGTACCTTTCTCAACCAATGAGCCTTGTTGAGAGCAAGGTGGTGTGGTCATTGAACTATAAGATCAGATCATGGCATATAGCAGCTAGACAATTTATCTTATGTTCTGTACATTACCAACCTAATTTACAAGATCTAGCCCTCTGTCCTATCATGTGTTGCCTCAACATATATGTCACAGAGGACAAAAATATTGTTGCATCCCTTAAAGTAGTATTTACAAACAATAAGTTTAGAGGGCCTCCAACCAATCAGATAATATGTCATTCGTGTTGAGAAGCAAATTCTGGACTAAGCAAGTCAACTAATCAAGAAACAGTTATGATGATCAATTGCCAAAAAGAACCAATGAATAAGTAAAAGATGTCAACACAACAAAACCAACATCTACCTGCAAAGGCCAACAAATTTAGGTATTCTATaagaaaaatctaattattaattAGTACAGATTACAGAAAGACCAAATGTCGAATTGTCGATTAGCATGCAGCCATGTACATCTCCCAGGATGATCACAACTTAGAATCAATAACCATAGTTATTATTTTGTTGTAAAGAATCATAATACTAAACACATCAAAGAATGACTGAATTTAAGACTTCTCATAAGAGGGCCAATCTCTTACAAGAATACCCTGAAGATCCTTTGTGGAGTATGCATTCACaatctttcctctctctcttttcttgtaCCTGTTCAGAACTCGAGAATCATAACCATAAATGGAAAACCATTCGTATCCTTTCTAAATATGACACTGAAAGAACATAGTCAACCTTCCTTGAGGCCGAGTGGCCTTCATAACTGGATCATCTTTTGATGTACCATTTCCAGATTCAACGTGAACATCGTCTGTCTCCACTGTTTCTGTAAAACACAAATGCCATAAATCAACAAGCTTGCAACATGCAGAAATAGCAAATTTTCAACAATATAATATCAAGATACCTTTTTCATCAGGAACAGCTACTTGCTGCGATCAAACAACAGAATAAGAAGCAATGAAGATCAGAAACATTCAGCAAGAATAAAAAAAGACTAATAAATTTTTCATCCGAGCATAGGCATTACCACTTTTAATTTTTTCAGGATATTGTCAAATTGCGAGGTGTCAAACACCCAATTATTAGAAGCCTTATCCAAACCAATGCCTgtttacaaaataaaaaatatatgcaaAATATTACTTCATCATTTTATCCACACACCAGTAGTAAATTTGATATTGGCTTCCAACTAGGAAATCAGACAATAACCTGCTGTATCCTGCTTGTTTTTTACTCTAATATGTCCCTTAATGCCCTGCTTGTCTTTGCCAAGGCCTTCACCTTCTTCCCAGCCCTAACAGAAGTTAAGAAAAAAGCACAAATTGAACGCATGAGTATATGACAAGTGAAGAGACACTGCATGTGTTTGATTAGAAACATCCAAGACAATGATTCAGCAACAACCAGTAGAAGTGAAGATtctgaaaaatataataaaaatcttaTAATATCAAACAATACTCGGCTCTTTCATACACATTTACATAAACTTTTAATAGTATTATAACTAATAGGCTGAACCTTAATATACCCACTATTTTTTTCTCAATTTGTTTCTTTCGTTAATAATTCCTACTGCCAACATCTTGTGAGATGAAAGATGCATATAAACTGTCAAAATCAACTCTTCTTCATATTATTTAAAGAACAAATCGCCAACACCAAGACATTCAATCAAGATCAAGCGTCGATATCGACATAACCGAGATCATCACCGAAGAAAGGAAACATCCGGACGAACTCAAGGGATAGAGATGCAATACCATTTGCTTCATGAGGCGGAAGGCGGCGGACTGCCGGGTGACTCCAGAGTAGCAGGCGGGAGTTTCCGGCGTCGCCATGTCTTCCAGCCTTCGTCCCGCGCCGCTCCCGCCGCCCGCTGCACCGCCGCCGAGGCCCCAACCACGCTCCTCCCGTGAACTCGGAGTTTGAAGCCGAAGTTGAACCCTAGGAAGAAGTAGGTATGCATTTTCTATTAAGGACGAAGTGTTCTTTCGTATTCTACGAAGCGAACAATTGACCAAAAATCGTCCGTTCATTTCACTTTTTCCTTTTAATCTCGACCGTAGATTTATTCAAGATATAAAATACCAAAAATTTATTTATACGCATCAAACGGACGATTTAGATGAAGAAAGGAGGTGAGATGAACGGTTGTGATTCCCACGATCCAAACCAAACTTTCGGCTGTGTTTGATCGATGTGATTTTAAATCTTGGTTCAGATGCAACCTAAATGACAACTAGATTCAGCCAAATGTGGTCGAGTTCGACCAATTCCGACGAGGTCGAGTTGTATCTCTCCTTGATAAGTATACTGTGAAACTTGATCCCGCAGTCAAACTCTGTTCCTCCATCTTCTTCGGCACGCTGTTATAATCATTGGACAGTGAAAGCTGCGTGCTGCAGTTTCAGAGACACGAGCCCATTGCCCTGCTGACGACCTTTGACTCCACTCTCTCCTGACAAAGGCCAAGGTTGCTTCGGAACATGACAATGATTTACCACGCGCTCCCTCTCCTCCCCCGCTTCCGCATGACCCAACTATAATGCAGCTCTGCTCATTGTGCCGCGGCCTGCCGCGCTCTATCTTCCGCTTCTTGCATTCTTTGGTCTCTGCCTGCGTAGCATAATGAGTACAAGGTAAGGTATGGGCGAGTTACTGGATTGATTGATGCACATGAACATTCTCGTGAacggagacgacgacgacgacgacggtccCGTTTCTTTCGCTCTCATGGAAAGACGACAACCGCGGCGAGAGGCGAGGATGAGTAAAAGGATACCCCCTCTTGATGGCCGCTTACTCCCACCAGCCCAAAACCCACACCAAGCAGCAGGAGTAACAACAACGGCAGCAGTTGTGACACCGGATCGAGCACCAAGGCAAGCCCGTGACCGCCACGCACGGCGTCCCCTCCGACGGCTCCTGGTGCTGCGCCATTACGTCCTTCTCAGCCGCCGCCCCGCCGCGCCCACTCTGTGGCCCACAGGACTGGGCCGAGGACGTGGTCGCCGCGGCTATGGACGCCTTCCCCGCCGCTGCCCCGGCCGCGTTCTCCTCCCCCTATGCACTCTGTTCCTCCAGCTACAGCAAGTTCAACTTCGCCCTCGGTGCCGGGCTCCTCAAACCCATGTCTCCCCCGCCGCTGGCCCCGCTTGACAAAAGCCGCTCCAGCCCCACCCTGTTCGACGAGATGACCAACGAGCAGGGCTTCTACCCCCGCTCCCCCGAACACGTCGTTCCCCCTCCGATGCAGCAGTTGGGTCGCGCCGTTGCcgaccccgaggccacctccCCCCAGGACCGCCAGCTCCTTCTTCAGGATCGTGTGGCCGAGATCATCGGCAACTGCAGCCCCGGGAACCAGCTGAATGACCCTGAGTCTGGTGATGTCCACCTCACACTCAGCTCCATGGATGGCCTCACCGTTTACCTCAATGTCCATCGTCACATCCTCGTCGGCCACAGCCGCTTCTTCGCTGCCAAGCTCCGCGACCGCTGGTCCAAGCAGCAGCGCTCCCTACCCTATATCGTCGAGATCTCCGACTGCGATGACGTGGACATCTACGTGGAGACCCTCTGCCTCATGTACTGTAAGGACCTTCGCCGTCGCCTCATGCGGGAGGACGTCTCCAAGGTCCTTGGCATTCTGAAGGTGCCGCCTTTAGAATTTCTCTTTGCACTTTTTTCTGCTACAACTGCGTCCCCTGTCACCATTTCTGCACTGTTCGGTAGGTTTCGGCTGCGATCGCATTCGATGCGGGGGTTTTATCATGCCTCGAGTACTTAGAAGCCTCCCCCTGggcggaggacgaggaggagaaggtggCCTCGCTTCTGTCTCAGCTCCACTTAGAGAGCCTGGGCGCAGTGGAGGTTCTTAAGAGGGTCTCCATCGAAGTGGCCCCGTCCGCCGCCGACGAGGCCAACAGTGGCTGTGACAGCCAGGAGGTCCTCCACCGTCTGCTCCAGGTGGTGCTGGAAGGACAGGACGAGAAGGCGAGACGGGAGATGAAGGGCCTCGTCTCCAAGTTGATCCGCGAGAACAGCACCACCACCAATGGAGGCGGGCCAGGCAACGGCGTAGGTTCGAGCGAAGGACAAGGTGGGGACCTCATCGAGAAGTCTCTCTACACCGCATCCGACAGATGCCTCCGCTCTCTCCGCCACCATTTCGCCCGCGCCGCCGCCTCCGACCTCACGGACGCCGCCCAGATCGCGCGGCAGGCCGACAACCTCCACTGGATCCTCGACATCCTCATCGACCGGCAGTCTGCCGACGACTTCCTGCTGACATGGGCCTGCCAGACGGAGCTGTCGGAGTTGCAC
Above is a genomic segment from Musa acuminata AAA Group cultivar baxijiao chromosome BXJ3-4, Cavendish_Baxijiao_AAA, whole genome shotgun sequence containing:
- the LOC135636561 gene encoding BTB/POZ domain-containing protein At1g63850-like, with product MDAFPAAAPAAFSSPYALCSSSYSKFNFALGAGLLKPMSPPPLAPLDKSRSSPTLFDEMTNEQGFYPRSPEHVVPPPMQQLGRAVADPEATSPQDRQLLLQDRVAEIIGNCSPGNQLNDPESGDVHLTLSSMDGLTVYLNVHRHILVGHSRFFAAKLRDRWSKQQRSLPYIVEISDCDDVDIYVETLCLMYCKDLRRRLMREDVSKVLGILKVSAAIAFDAGVLSCLEYLEASPWAEDEEEKVASLLSQLHLESLGAVEVLKRVSIEVAPSAADEANSGCDSQEVLHRLLQVVLEGQDEKARREMKGLVSKLIRENSTTTNGGGPGNGVGSSEGQGGDLIEKSLYTASDRCLRSLRHHFARAAASDLTDAAQIARQADNLHWILDILIDRQSADDFLLTWACQTELSELHPRVPAIHRYEVSRVTARLFIGVGKGQILVPKEARCLLLRTWMESFYEDFGWIRQRCNGLDRHLIEEGLANTVLTLPLATQQEVLLGWFHRFLNAGDDCPNIQKGFEMWWRRAFWRRNGKLQTTG